In Chanodichthys erythropterus isolate Z2021 chromosome 11, ASM2448905v1, whole genome shotgun sequence, a single window of DNA contains:
- the spg21 gene encoding maspardin, with protein sequence MEEIRVSPDYNWFRSTVPLKRIIVDDDDSKVWSLYDAGPKNIRCPIIFLPPVSGTAEVFFQQVLALSGWGYRVISLQYPVYWDLLEFCDGFRKLLDHLQLDKVHLFGASLGGFLAQKFAEVTHKSPRVHSLILCNSFSDTSIFNQTWTANSFWLMPAFMLKKIVLGNFAKGPVDPKMADAIDFMVDRLESLNQSELASRLTLNCQNSYVEPHKIKDIAVTIMDVFDQSALSHEAKEEMYKLYPNARRAHLKTGGNFPYLCRSAEVNLYIQIHLRQFHGTRYAAISPEMVSAEELEVQKTNLSNDSESDDES encoded by the exons ATGGAGGAGATAAGAGTATCTCCTGATTATAACTGGTTCAGAAGCACTGTACCTCTGAAAAGA ATAATTGTGGATGACGATGACAGTAAAGTCTGGTCATTGTATGATGCTGGGCCGAAAAATATCAGATGTCCCATTATCTTCCTCCCACCCGTGAGCGGCACCGCAGAGGTTTTCTTCCAGCAGGTGCTGGCTCTCTCCGGATGGGGCTATCGTGTCATCTCT CTCCAGTATCCTGTCTATTGGGATCTGCTGGAATTTTGTGATGGATTTAGGAAGCTTCTAGACCATTTACAACTAGACAAG GTGCACTTGTTTGGCGCTTCTCTGGGTGGATTCCTGGCTCAGAAATTTGCTGAAGTCACGCATAAATCTCCCAGAGTTCACTCTCTGATCCTGTGCAACTCTTTTAGTGACACATCGATCTTCAACCAGACATGGACGGCAAACAG TTTCTGGTTGATGCCTGCGTTCATGCTTAAAAAGATTGTGCTTGGTAACTTTGCCAAAGGACCTGTGGACCCAAAAATGGCAGATGCAATTGACTTTATGGTTGACCGA CTGGAAAGCCTGAACCAGAGTGAACTGGCCTCTCGACTCACACTGAACTGCCAAAACTCCTATGTGGAACCTCACAAGATAAAGGATATTGCCGTCACCATAATGGAT GTTTTCGATCAGAGTGCCCTGTCACATGAGGCAAAGGAAGAGATGTATAAGCTTTACCCAAATGCTAGAAGAGCTCATCTCAAAACTGGCGGAAACTTCCCCTATCTGTGCAGAAGTGCAGAAGTTAACCTGTACATACAA ATACACCTGCGTCAGTTTCATGGGACACGGTATGCCGCCATCAGTCCAGAGATGGTCAGCGCAGAAGAGCTGGAGGTGCAAAAGACAAATCTGAGCAACGAC